In Polyodon spathula isolate WHYD16114869_AA unplaced genomic scaffold, ASM1765450v1 scaffolds_731, whole genome shotgun sequence, the genomic window GTTCACTCCACTTTCAGTAATAGGAAAGTATAATCGTGTGCAGGTGGTGGCTGTGGGGAGTTCTTTGGCAAATCAGCTTCTTTTCTGTTTGTCAAGTAAGGAAAGAACATGCACGTCCTCATCCATCTGATTGTGCTTGATACCGTGGCCAGTCTCTTtcagatcatttttatttatcttcctttttttcttccaTATATGAAAATGTGTACTTTGTATTTAGTAGCAAGCTCGGTTGAAAGTACAAGCAACCCTTTGTAATGGTTTCCTGGAGTGGCACTAATGAGAGCGTGGCTGTTGTGTGCTGGCAGGCTGAAGGAGGAATACCCTCTCTGGTTTGAGAAGCCGGTCCTGGAGATTGTCCATCACAACACCATCTCCCTGGACAAGCTGGTTGACCAAGCCTGGGTCGAGATCCTCACCAAGTACGCCGTGGATGAGGAGTGTGACTTTGAGGTAAACCGTGGACCAGGGGAGAGGGATTAGAGTGATCGAACTATTGAGCAAGCTTACACTACAATCTGAAACTGTACTTGATATTAGTAAAGTGAAGTCATGTATTTTGTAGCTGATTCTTTGCAGTTTGTTTGATTAAATGAATGAAGCCATCCATTCACGTGTGTACTGTACCTGTGgaagtgctgctgctgcagtaagttttgATACTGGAAGCCCTGCTTGCAGTAGATAAGAGTAGTTTCAGGCACGGAGTGCATTAACCCTTCATGCTTCAGAGTCTTAGCTGTGCCCAGTGGTGATTCTGTTATATTGCTGCTCATCCTTGTGGTGCATCCTAGCTTTATTGCTCTGCAGTAAACCTGTCTCTTCCAGAACAGCAGTGGGCAGAGCTCCTTATGTAAGGGATTAACAACGATAATCGTGCCTAACGGCAATCAAACTGAATGATTTCTTTACAGATTCAACACAGAGTTGTTTATGACACTTAAAACATCTCTTCCTAATTTTATACTTGGTCCATTTTAATGAGATtcagtttgtaaattgtgtaaTTGCATtagttttttgctcttttgttacgctTCAAACAGTTAGTGTTTGCCCTCATTGTGGGAATGTTCCTtggagtttgaaatcccacttgcAGACAGAAGTGTCTGTTGTAAGAGAAGAAAGCAGTgaggactatgttttagatgtagaacatgaaagtggcgttagaaaaagaaaaaagcaaaaaaacaatgtgaaacagCAACAGAAAGTCAAGTTATTGATCGTGTTACCAAACCTGAACAGAGGAAGACCTAAATACCCTTGCCAGCAATTGGTTTTTGAGAATTACTCTGGCAAAATGTAAGTgtgctgtaagcttgtttgaacaatgattaaacaaaagaaatgcaaaagctgggTTTATATCTGATGTCTGTAATTGATGGATCTTTAGCAAGTGAATTGCTGCTTTTTTTCCCTAAATCTGTCTAGAGGAAATGTGAAATACAAATCAGAAGGGGGGAGAGTGTTTATGTGGAAGTGAATTTGTAattgagaacttttttttttttacattattttaatgtataattttttaacagtatgaaatgctaaacttaaatcgcaagcccttttctaagtgttgcatttgaaatgtgtaatactgtaattaactgattgttgcgtaataaaatggtatttgcttttctgttgaattgctCTGACTGGTTCGTTGacaaatcaactttttttttttgtggatttgtaGCATAGATTCATTAATCTGCACTATATCTGCCACTCTTCAAAGCCCCTTTCTTTGAAATAACCCTCTACTGGCAGGTCGCTCACTCTCCTTGTGTTTTGTGCAGGTTGGGAAGGACAAGAGCCTGCGTGTGAAAGTGGTGCGGGTCCATGCCCTGGAGAAGCTGGAGGATGAAGCTTCGGACAAGAAGCTGGAAGGTGCCTGCGACTCCCCCTCCAGCGACAAAGAGAACTCCAGCCAGGAGAACGAGAAGCAGGAGCCCATTGTGAAGGAGGAGAGCAGGAGGGACAGTCTCAGTGAGTACCACCAGTGGACCTCCCAAAGCTGCTGGGATGAAGTGCACAACATGAAATTCAACTGGAGAGAGCAGGTTTTTACATGTTTCTCCAAGGTAGTTACTGCTAGAGATTAAGATCAATCCAGTGATCGCcattggattttattttgcaagcctcagCTTGCAATTCAATGTTTGTGTTCTAGGTGCATTCATAATTACCTGTCTGGTATTTGATTAAGACATTGGTTGCATCTCTAACCACTATGTGTGTTACCCAGACAAAGGGCATCTGGCATCTACTGATGGTTGAAAGCTGCTAGAATTGCTGTGGCCGTTGGGGAGATTGAAATGTGGACTGTTGAACTTCAAAATAGCTCTGCTGTCTGTTCGGCTAGAgagtaaatatttgtttgttccaTGTTGACTGTTCGTATTGCCTCGCAAGCATTTAGCAAATGTTTGCAATGTAATCCATTCAGGTGACCGAGCCCGCAGATCACCCAGGAAGCTCCCCGCCAGCCTGAAGGAAGAGAAGAAGAAATGGGCGCCACCCAAGTTCCTGCCCCACAAGTATGACGTCAGGCTGATCAATGAGGATAAGGTGAAGGGGCGATTCCCAAAGGGAGGTGGTTGTTAAGCTGGGTCTATTGACTACGTTCCCACTAGCCGCTCGCCACAAGTGCAGtgttttcccttgtggctcaactGTTTCACCAAGTAACATGCGCTAATGTCctacagtggaaagaaaaccatgtcacagtcaaaataatgtaaagaatTATGCAGTACGTGAATATCTGTGCAAGCATATTCtcaatttaggaaatctgtaatgaTGTTTTTCATGTGAGACTAAGTTTGGTATTTATTAAATGGCAATCGGAGTTATAGTGCACTTTCAATGTACTGTTTGTGTATTGTGAAGGGTAGGGtttggcatttaaatatctatgtgttttcaaataaaatgcacatcTTTTTGCCttatgaaacagtatgtttaacttgtttatagtattgttaagtggcttaagtttttccagtgtggctaaaacttattaagttactttagccacagtggctaactaaatgaaagacTTGGAGGGAACGTAAATTGGCCCAGCAAGCCAGAGGCCAGAACCCTGTACTCTCTGCAGTCGCAACTGAATACGTACATATGTTTTAAAGTTGGCTTGTTTTCCAGCAGCTTACATCGGAAGTATGCTAATGACATGAATTAAGTTGGTTGTAAGAGACTCAATAGAATGACCTTCATACTTATATTGCATATTTCAACAAATATTACATTCCAGtcacaattatatttttgcaCTCTTCTGTAAAATCTTTAATTTACATAATTATTACAGTTTAAGATGCAAACCCAGGACAAAATGATTTTATCAGTGAATGTGTTTAGGGTGAGGGGAGGAAGAAGCATGTATAGAAGCTAGAGTCCAGTGACATGTTGGAGTATCTGACCCAAGCTCCCTGCTGACAGCCTTGTCCGTGTTCGCTGTGCTTCAGATCATCAGCAGCGTTCCTGCAGAGAGCCTGTTCCGCACTGAACGGCCCCCCAACAAGGAGATCCTGCGCTACTTCATCAGACACAACGCCCTGCGACTCGGCGCCGGGGAGAACGCCCCCTGGGTGGTGGAGGACGAGCTGGTCAAGAAATATTCCCTGCCCAGCAAGTTCAGCGACTTCCTGCTTGACCCACACAAGGTACCCTCCCCCTCACAGCACTGACCGTGTAGCAGCAGATCCCAAACGGCTTAAGGCATTTTCTTCTCATAGAGATGACAACATTTCACCGATGGCTTCCCGGCGCTAATGTTAAAACTAGTGAGAGCGCTCAAAAGCATTCAACTACTCCTACATAAGGCTGTTTTTTGCCCTTGCTTCAAAACCGGGCCCATGGTTTCCAAAAAGACTACAGATTCTTTCAGTATAGTACCTGCAACGTTTCACTGTCAAATGAAGTGTTAATCaaggtatgtgaaaccagccgcAAGTGGTACATAAGGATCTTGAAGGGAAAGAATAAGTACGCATTACTAATAcaagagatacaaaaaaaaaatccactgttaATCCAAGGCTAATCCTGGTGTAATATTTTCCTGGCAGTATATGAGCCATAACCCCTCTGCCAAGCGCAAGAGCTTGGGTTCTCTGGACGGGAAGCCCTCAAAGAAGCTGAAGCAAGAGGAGGGAGGTGAAGACCAGGAGGGGCAGAAACACAaagagaagaagaggaagaaatCCCCTCTCAGCCCCCCCCTTAGCCCCACATTATGGAATCACATGCAGGTAATTAAGGAAGACCTCCTCCCACACACTAACAACttgggccctattttgaagcaggTGCGATGGCATGACCGAGgataaaacagttttatatagAACTAGCCTGAAACTACAAATGTGTTATCTGTTCTGCTGGTGTGAATCGAATGGGAATATACACCAGATCAACAATTTCACATTTCTTCATTTGGGAAAGCGTGCATGTTCATATTGAGAGCATTTCATCATGAATCCACAAGGTGTCACTGTTCATTCAGTAATCAAAGGTATAGCTGAATTACGTGTTTGAATGcttgtactgtatatgcaatagtgtgaaatatttccttttttggtGCCAAACCAATATGCGTTATGTATTatgaatatgtttgtttttgtgtgtaaatTGTCCATAACTGTTCAGCAGTTAAAACATGTTATAAAGTAATTCACTTTTTACTGAGTTTGTTGCATAACATATTAACAtgttattcagcacttgtcagacgtgtcgggtccagtttattttcacaggcgctgtttattttacatgctctgttttaaatttttttttttttcagagtaaaacaggattaaaaggcattgaatctcaaaatatcagtactgtatctccagccaagccccaccccttgttctctgtatttttcacatacctcttcatagttgtgcatactgataaatcctctcctgatcactcgttttatcaccaaactcctcaataatgctatccaagtcattattttattactataacatcaaataaaagctctgtaaatgtcagtggtattctttgagcgctggatgcagaagcagctattggGTCTATGTGCATGGGTCTATGAAATAcgccccttttttcagtttcatttggctcctgtctgtctcacttggccattgaaaggttttctcgactttttctggagaaaaaacgactagagacctgtgctttaagtctttttaatgatgtcggacagggtcgacatcggactggaaagggaaaattgtaatatcagaCCTGTCAGACCCAGGATTAAACTCAAATTTGAACTAGTCATCCATAACTTTAACACTAAATAATGTCAAAtgtaaataattagaaatgtagTCAATTCTGTTTTTCGGAATGTCTTCAGAGTTAGGGGACATTGAGACTTCTAGTCGGAATGTTTGTCGTTGAATTTAAACCAAGTAGGCAAACTTTTTCACTAACTCTTAAGTATGAATTCTCAGTGGTGAAATTAAACTTATTGCCTCTTATTCTTAGGTGAAGAAGGCAATGAATGGCTCCCCCCTGAAAGTGAAGAACTCTGGCTCCCTCACTGGCAACggaggggagggagagatggAGGGCGATGTGTTCATGAAAACTCCCTCCAGGAAGAGAGAGAAGAAGCTTAACGAAACCAAGCAGGGCAAAAGCAGGAAAAGCGGGGCCAAGGTCCTAAATGGGCAGAAAACACCCAAGAGAGGAATCAAGCCAGCTAAGAAGCCCAAGATGAAGCAGATGACCCTACTGGACATGGCCAAGGGCACTCCATCCCGCAGCCCCCAGAAGAGGCTCAAGAGTGGCGGAGGGAGCACCCCCAAACTGGGCAAGCCCTTGCCTCCCATGGCGCTCCACTTGCTGCGTTACTACAAGGAAAACAAAGGAAAGGAAGACAAGAAGAGTGCCCTGTCCTGCCTCATCAGCAAGGCTGCCAAGGTGCTGTCTCCTGAGGACCGGGGCCGGCTCCCGGAGGAGCTGCGAGACCTCGTCCAGAAGCGCTGGGAGCTCCTGGAGCACAAGAGGCTCTGGGCAGCCATGAGCGTGGAGGAGAAGCAGGACGTGATGCGCAAGAAGCGCGAGGAGGTCAAGGAGAAACTGCGTGAGAAGGCCAAGGAGAGGCGGGAGaaggagatgctgcagcgcttggaGAAGCTGCGGCGCTACGAAGACCAGGAGCTGACCGGTCGCAGCCTGCCCAATTTCAAGCTGGTGGACATGCCTGAGGGCCTGCCCAACGCGCTCTTCGGTGACGTGGCCATGGTGACAGAGTTCCTGAACTGCTATGCTGGCTTGCTGATGCCGGAAGATCAGTTCCCCATCACTGCCGTGGCGCTGATGGAGGCCCTGGCCGCTGAAAAGGGTGGCTTCCTCTACCTCAACAGGGTCCTGGTGATCCTGCTCCAGACGCTTCTCCAGGACGAGCTGGCGGAGGGGTATAGTGAGCTGGACATGGTCCTCTCGGAGATCCCTCTCACCCTGCACTCCGTCTCGGAGCTAGTCCGCCTCTGCCTGCGCCCCTGGGACGCCCAGGACGAGAGCGCGCAGGGTTCCTCTGCGGGGGACCTGGGGCTGGGTGGTTTCGATGACGTGGTGAGCAACGAGTTCCTGGAAAAGCTAGAGACGGCGGAGGTTTTCGAGCTGACCCCACAAGAGAAGGTCAGTCTCCTGGTGGCTCTGTGCCACCGCATCCTCATGACCTACTCTGTGGAGGACCACGTTGAGACCATGCAGCAGCGCTCTGCCGAGCTCTGGAAGGAGCGGCTGGCCACGCTCAAGGAGGTCAACGACCGCAAGAGGGCAGAGAAGCAACGCCGCAAAGAGCTGTTGGAGGCCAAGGCAGGAGGAGAAGGGGTGAAGGTAGAAGGAGATGGAAATCTGACGACTGTCTCCTCCTCGGGAAAagcagacaaaaagaaacaacCGGCTGGCGGAGAGAAAAAGGATCTGAACAAAGGGAAGGTGGACGGGGCTCCTGTAGATCAGGAACCCGAGGATATGATCAGCACAGTGAAGAGCAGAAGGCTGCTTTCCATCCAGGCtaagaaagagaaagaggaaaACGACCGGCTGACCAAGGGTAAGAGAGGAGATGGTGAGGAGTAGTAAAAATGCCTATCTTGCAGCACAAGCTGGTTTCTACCCATGGCAGTGCACACATTTAAATGCTTAATATGCTGTAGCTAAATTGATTTGCAGGAAGGCTGGTGTTGCaacatgtatttatgtaatttattccTGAGGCTTTGTGACCTGCAAACCCCTTGAGTGACCGTTGGATTTTGCTTGTTTTCTCTCTGCAGAGCGGAtggagaaggaggcagaggaggagCGGATTCGCAGACAGAAAGCAGCGGCAGAGAAAGCCTTCCAGGAGGGCATCACAAAGGCCAAGCTGGTGCTGCGGCgcctcccactggggactgaCCGCAACCACAACAGGTGAAGGGGGGCTAGGAAACTGACTCCAGCCCCAGCAGATTGGGACAGCAGTCGGCAGAAATCCTGTCCTTTTTGACTAGTTTTAGTATTGACCGAGTGAGAGCACAGGTCAGTTAAGCACAGCTTTTCTTGACCTAAGGAATAAAGTGAAagtttgtttgtggtgtttttacAAAGTTTGACAGTCCCATCTGTCTTTAGATCcagcttaaaatgtatatttttagtagtatttttttttggaggggggggggtaatctTAACACTTTTCtagttgctgtgtgtgttttgtgttttgaagcaTGTACCAAAATGTACCTTAGTGATTGCAGACGGCTCTGTATTTACAGGGGTTTGCTTTGCATTGCAGGTACTGGCTGTTCTCAGATGTAGTCCCAGGGCTGTACATTGAGAAGGGCTGGGTGCACGACAGCATTGACTACAGCTTCACTctgccccccaaaaaaaaggagCAGGATCCAGAATGTGAGAATTTCCATCAGTCTAGCGACACCTAATTCCACCCAGCTGTGCAAGGAGGAGCCTATTGAAAATACTGATGTTGCATTTGTTGCGCTATATTAcagagttaataaaaaaaaaaaaaaaaaaaaaaaaaaagtttgatcatTTGAGCAATGTATAAAGGTAATATGTTCAGGAAGCTGTAAAATATGGACTGGCTCAAATTCTACATCAGTAGCAATTATTGATCGAGTCCCAGGAATAAATGACAGGGGTTTTAAGGTCAGGATTGACGGGCGTATGATCTGCGCAGGACTGTAGAGCAGAAACtctttcagcatctgacagcacTGTGCGCCTCGTGCAAGATCTGAGGAGTACGATTTTGACAAGTAAATGAAACGAAACAAACCACGTGTTAGACCTCGCTTGCTTCTTGTGCCAGTGATACCACTGGTTGAAtgcgtgtttttgttttggtagATAAACCagatggaggtggaggaggggacAACTGCCTGAACGTGAGCGGCCAGCATAATGGAGCCGAACTCTGTATAGAAACCACCGTTCCCAAGCAAGGACAGAACCTCTGGTATcctacagtgtttttcttttgtttttttaaagctaattatGACACAGACAAACTGAACATTCTTGGTCTTGCCAGTTCAATAATGCATCCAATACCAGCCCCCTGTGGGAAGCAGCCGAGCTCTGTGTGTTCCAAGCTGTCCTGGGGACCGCTCATTCAGTTGTGATGAGTCTTGGTTTGAACATTCTTTAACACTTTCTTAAAAAATAagttgtattttctttctcttctggTAATATAGCTGTTCAGGAAGATCCCCACAATCCTTTCTGAAGTCTTTTGTGtgtctgcttctctctctctctctgagtttTTCATCCTTTGTGTGACCCTTGGTCTGGGTtggctcctgtgtgctgtggGAACATGGCGAGGATGCATCCCTTTCCAGCAGCGCCTGTGCCAGGGACACACTCCAGCGATTTTTCACAGTGCTGTTACTGGCACTTCAGTGCTGTTCTGTTTCTAGACATGCTGATGTTGTTTCAGTCTGATATTTAAAGAGCTCTCCCATTTTAGTGGTTTACTTAAAGCCTGCTGAAACATTCAACACACGATAGGAGAAGTGGGAAATCACTAGTGCCCTAAATTCAATTTGGACTTAGACTGAATCTTCAAAACGTTCCTATAAGCAGCATGCTGGTCACAGAGAAGGCAaaagttttacagttttactaGAAACATTTTAGTTAATGCAAAgcacaatttttctttttttaaatacttctaGCCAAACGAGGCAAGCTGCACAAACGTATCTTGTTTAAAACAAGCACGACGTTTCCCCAGGTTTTCGTggacgtttaaatctgtgtttttgcaacAGTTAAGATTTCAAAGCTAACTTAAATGCAgccttttttccccatttttatAGTACTCTTTTAAAGACGTTGGAACCAtagagtattgcattactgttcTGTATCCTTGTACTTGCCAGATTGAGGGTATAGGTAGCAGGTGTCCACGTTTTAATAAAACCATTAAACTCAGTTTTCAGAGTTACGAACATTTCAGACttacgaacaacctccattcccaaggggttcataactctgaggttctacttaTGTTTTGACAAGACCatgaaatagatttaaaaactTGAATACAAAGTCAGATTTTTCTCTGGTTCATCTAACACGATGGCTCTAAAACGTTCTGCTTCGGACAACCTTTAATGATATCCAATACCAcgcaaaaaaatattgaacaacaTATAGATGCTCATAGTATAAACAGGAAATGTGTGAATAATACAGCAAACATACATAGTGGTCTTAATCTGTCGGTTTCATTGTTTTACAGTAGGTGTGTAATTTGTTTGTTATGCAGCCATGTTGTAATGCACCCTTTTCTGTCTGTCAGGTTCCTGTGTGACACCCCAAAAGAGCTGGAGGAGCTACTGGAGAGCCTGCACTCCCAGGGGGCCCGGGAGAGTGAGCTCAAGCATCAACTGCAGGACAAGTAAGCTCCTGCCTGGCTCAGCAGTACAGGACATTCACTTGGTGCTAAAGAAATTCGCTAAGCAGTTTCGACAGGCTTTCTCCTGCCAAGCTAGCCCAGATTTCCTCCTAGTCTCAGTAACGGAGAAGCAGTGCTCCACTTGCTGTTTTATAACATTGCAGGTGTGGCTCTGTGTCTCTGTCCAGGCCAGTGATCAAGGGTGGGAGGGGTCAGAGAGTCCAACTCAAccttaaatgaataaataaaattaagtgctTTTCATTGACGTTGCTTGTGTGTACCACATCAGGTACCAGGATGTCTTGCGCTCAATCTACCTGGCCCGCAAGCCCAACCCGGGGCTGAAGACCTGCGACGGCCACCAGGAGCTGCTCAAGTTCCTGCGCAGTGACATCATAGAGGTGGCGTCGCGGCTGCAGAAAGGCGGCCTGGGATACATGGACGACATCACAGAGTTCGAGGAGAGGGTGAGACAAAGGCTATGCCCACACTACATAACAGAGcttgagaaccgtactcaaacATTTTAATCCATTCGGCTGAAAGCACCCGCACTGAAGTACCGTTTTCACGGTTTTATACGTGGAAGCACTAATAAAAGTTAATTACAATACTTAGCAGCCTAATGGACAGTGGGACTTATCCCACCATGTATTTTATGTTCACAACCATGCATTATGGAGCCCAAGCCCACAGATGACACAGCGCTTCATCACATGAATGTTTTAGCATAAATGCGTGCATTTCTTTCTGAGGTCTAAAGTTCTCCTTGAACGGTTTCATCGCTGCAGATATCAATAATTGCCTTGATTTTGGGACCGCGTTGCTGCATGATCCACCGTTTCACAGCATAAGCCTCACTCTGCACAGTGAAGCTCCTTCAGACGCCTGTTCTGAATTTGTAAACTGTCAGAGCATCTTGGTATATTGGAGAATACAGAAAAGATGTTTGGTGTTACACTGTCCACAGTTCTGACAAACGGCAATAATTaatgcaatctaatttagaaccaaACTCGAGACTATCCCCTTGAGGTGGTCTGGAGTCTTGTTCTTGAGTCTGGTATTAAACTCTCTGTAGTACAGATGCTAAATGTATTtggcactttttaaaccaatttttagaagcaactaatatggtttaaaggcatacTGTAGACAGGGCCAAAGCCAATAGATGGACAGATAGTGGGTTGGTGGGGGTAGGAGGATGAAGGGTTGGGCAGGCTTGAGTTGAAGTATGAAATAAGTTCGAAACCATGCTGGAAAGGCACGTCTTGATTTCTCCATTATGTTTTCTAATTTATTGCTGCATGTGCTTTTTCCCTTATAGTAGGAACTTGTTGCTATGCCTGCAGTCATTTTGGGGGAGTCATCAGAACTTGAATGTTTCTGTGGTTTGAATTATTGTAGGGTTGTGTAGAGCGAAAGATATTTcggttttctttaaaataaataaataaatacatttgaatacaattttaattgaTGTAAGACACATCTGTAGCAAGTGAAGAAAATGAAGCACTTGTTTTTCACCGGTGGTGTGGGTGTCTGTCCCCGGCAGGTGCGCTCTCTGGAGAAGCTGAAGGATTTCGGGGAGTGTGTGATCCCCCTGCAGGAGTGTGTCATCAAGAAGTTCCTCCAGGGCTTCATGGCGCCCAAGCAGCAGAAGAGGAGGAAGCAGGGCGGGGAGGAGAGCAGCAGCAAGGCAGAGGAGATAGACGAGGACAAGAAGATGGCAGAGGAGGCAAGGGTATGGAAACGTCAATTACCACCAAGTTGCTAGGGAGTGCAGTTGTAAAAGCGCTTCAACACTTGACGCCATTGTACGACGTATGTGTGTCATATACAGAGGGCAACAGCTTGGAAGCAGCATAGATAGATATTGTGAAGTCAGTTGATCGTTTTGCAGTTATGCTGCAGAAAAACATAGTTCCCATCTGTCCAATATTTGTGATctacccattgctgtgtaatgtgTAATGACCTCACACCATTTTAACTGTTTCAATGCATTCCAGCCTGGGACCCTGTCCCAACCATGTCCTTAATTGAAGTAGTCAGGACCTTATTTGAAACAGATCTTTTCATTGTTTAGTTGAACCAAGGTGTTCAATGTAGTAATtaaggacctggttggaacaaggTTCTGGTTTGGTATGGACTGAGAGACACAAGCGACTACCACGCCCCTGGTGCTCTAGCAGTAAGCTGTATTGCCCTGCAGGTGCCAGCCTGTGGTGCGACTGAGCGCTTTTATATGCTTTGCTCTGCTCTCTCCGCAGGTGGCCTCTGCAGTGGAGAAGTGGAAGACTATGATCCGGGAAGCCCAGACCTTCTCAAGGATGCACGCTCTCCTGGGAATGCTGGACGCCTGCATTAAGTGGGACATGTCGGCCGAGAACGCACGCTGCAAGGTGTGCAGGCGGAAAGGTGAGGCTGGTTTTGGGGTAGAGGGTTGGGTAGTAGGCTGTAATGTGTATGTTTTAGGGATGTCCAGGTGTATCATGGTATACAGTCAAGGTTTTCCAGGGAGAGTGTAGTGCAATATTAGTTTTAGCCAGTAGGGGGTGTAGGGGAGCTGTGCTGGCAGGTGCAGCAGCAGGCCAGAGCTCTATTATGGGGTGCCCTTTAACTTCTCCTTGCTTTGTGTGAAACCTCAGGCTCTCGACTCTGGTTACAGCACGTGGCATCTCTCTCTGCAAGCAGGCAGCCTTCCTGACACAGATAACAGGGATTCCTTCATAGCCCCAACAGTCAACTTTAATTAAGGACCCTAACTTTGATTTCAGCAGCTTGGCGACTGTGTAATACAGCAAGGAGTTTGAAGTGAGAATTGACATCTTATTTATggattttgtttgtctgttttaaaatattcccCCTAGGAAGTAACTTACACTCCGTGCTCCTCCCTGGAGTGAAATTCAGCAGTGCAGCGCAGGAGTTACAGTGAGACAGCGACCATTGCTGTGGTGCTGCTCAAACCTGCTACCTTAACCCTTCTGCAGATTAGGGCTAAGCCtcaataataattgattaattaggcACACGAAATATAATCATTCAAATTTAATACTGGTGATTGCACCGTACATTTTTGCTCCATCATCTTAACGCAAAGGTATTTTTATGAAGTTTTCTTAGTTGAGTAAGGAATCGAGGTCATATCTT contains:
- the baz1b gene encoding tyrosine-protein kinase BAZ1B isoform X1 produces the protein MAPLLGRKPYPLVKPLAEPAGPEEEIYTVEHTKEAFRNKADYEARLHRYNERIWTCKSTGSNQLTHKEAWEEEQEVTELLKEEYPLWFEKPVLEIVHHNTISLDKLVDQAWVEILTKYAVDEECDFEVGKDKSLRVKVVRVHALEKLEDEASDKKLEGACDSPSSDKENSSQENEKQEPIVKEESRRDSLSDRARRSPRKLPASLKEEKKKWAPPKFLPHKYDVRLINEDKIISSVPAESLFRTERPPNKEILRYFIRHNALRLGAGENAPWVVEDELVKKYSLPSKFSDFLLDPHKYMSHNPSAKRKSLGSLDGKPSKKLKQEEGGEDQEGQKHKEKKRKKSPLSPPLSPTLWNHMQVKKAMNGSPLKVKNSGSLTGNGGEGEMEGDVFMKTPSRKREKKLNETKQGKSRKSGAKVLNGQKTPKRGIKPAKKPKMKQMTLLDMAKGTPSRSPQKRLKSGGGSTPKLGKPLPPMALHLLRYYKENKGKEDKKSALSCLISKAAKVLSPEDRGRLPEELRDLVQKRWELLEHKRLWAAMSVEEKQDVMRKKREEVKEKLREKAKERREKEMLQRLEKLRRYEDQELTGRSLPNFKLVDMPEGLPNALFGDVAMVTEFLNCYAGLLMPEDQFPITAVALMEALAAEKGGFLYLNRVLVILLQTLLQDELAEGYSELDMVLSEIPLTLHSVSELVRLCLRPWDAQDESAQGSSAGDLGLGGFDDVVSNEFLEKLETAEVFELTPQEKVSLLVALCHRILMTYSVEDHVETMQQRSAELWKERLATLKEVNDRKRAEKQRRKELLEAKAGGEGVKVEGDGNLTTVSSSGKADKKKQPAGGEKKDLNKGKVDGAPVDQEPEDMISTVKSRRLLSIQAKKEKEENDRLTKERMEKEAEEERIRRQKAAAEKAFQEGITKAKLVLRRLPLGTDRNHNRYWLFSDVVPGLYIEKGWVHDSIDYSFTLPPKKKEQDPEYKPDGGGGGDNCLNVSGQHNGAELCIETTVPKQGQNLWFLCDTPKELEELLESLHSQGARESELKHQLQDKYQDVLRSIYLARKPNPGLKTCDGHQELLKFLRSDIIEVASRLQKGGLGYMDDITEFEERVRSLEKLKDFGECVIPLQECVIKKFLQGFMAPKQQKRRKQGGEESSSKAEEIDEDKKMAEEARVASAVEKWKTMIREAQTFSRMHALLGMLDACIKWDMSAENARCKVCRRKGEDDKLILCDECNKAFHLFCLRPALYSIPDGEWLCPSCQPAIARRCSRGRNYKEDTSEEEEEEEEDEEEDDSEEEDSESDEDFKVAGLSLRPRKGAKGKRSASSWAQKQGGKQVTKKNSPQNSKSSRQKVNPGIPADIEELVRQSSRQGVSRQALEVQRCEEILKKLVKFRFSWPFREPVSVEEAEDYLEVISNPLDFQSMQRKCTNGEYRHAADFVEDMKLIFSNAEQYNQPDSHVLSCLTKTEQCFVDLLHKHLPGQSYTRRRQRKRISDTSKQEEEEEETEESEEEDSHKTRSSKRNSSSHKQGRKDNEEEEESEQEDSRKTRHSKRTGSARKRYEEVEEEEEEEEESEQENSRKTRKSRRTNSARIQKHDEEESDAEQESRKTRHSKRTSKRGREEEEEESDREKKTLQHSRRRRHM